In Brucella pseudogrignonensis, the genomic stretch GATGTTTTGCTTTCCAAGCTCAAGTGCAGCAAATGTGGAAGCAAGCAGGTTGACATGCGCGCCCACCCAGTTGAGGCCGGAAGAACGGGGATCGCCAAAGGTGGCTGGAGCTAGGCTTCTCACTCACTCCCCCTTTCTTGCAGTGCGGTGCGGTCTGACTTCATCGCTTCCCATGCGGCCAAAACGTCAGTCGGTTTATCGAACGACTTACGGCCAAGAAGTGGGAAGTCGTCAACGTCTGATAAACGCCATCTGTCATTTGAGAGGCGGATGGCAAATGCCACAACGCTTCCACCTTCAACAATCCTATGGCAATCCTTATCGTATCGCTCAAGCTTAGCCATGGTCACTCACCGCCTTTCAGGGCTTGGCGACCTGACACGTCGATGGCGAATACCTCGACGGGGTTTGGGCCGAAATGTGGATGGGTAATTGTCTTACGAACGAAGCCAAACCACGGCAATTCCAGGCGGCGTTCTGCGTCCTCACGCTTTGGATAGCCTTTGGTTAGGACGATGCCGCTAAAACTACGGGGGCCGGTTGTTCGATAGCCGGTTACGAAAAGCCTTCGTGTCCAGTAAGCGTTCGCAAGCCGGTATTCCTCGGTCTTTGTGCCGTCACGGATCGCGTCGAAGTATTCAGCTTTTAGGGCAAGTTGCAGCTTCATTCGCTCTGCTCCCCTAGTGGCCCTTCCAGCTTGGATAGTCTGTCAATGAGGGTCATGGCTTGGCCTTCTCTGCAAAGTATCGATTAGCCATCGACTGGTAAAAAGAGCCTGACAAAGATTTCATAGACCCATGGCTATTCTCGGAGAACGTGTGAGCGATGGATGTCAGAGTGCCTTCTGCCGCCGCGAGTTCGGTTTCGAGGGCTTCCGTCTGGCCACGCCAATAATCAACATTTGACATTGCGTTTTTTGCGTTGCCCTTTGCCCCATTAAGGTCGTGATCCAACTCCTTAACCCGCGCAGTCAGCGCCGCGTTGTCGGCTTCGGCTTTCTCGGCACGTTTAACAGCCATCCGCTCCAATTGTGCATAACGATTGCCGCGTAGGGCTTCCGCAAGTTCTGCCTTAAGCTGTTCCTTCTCTACCCGTTCCGCCGCAATGATGGCCTCGGCCTGATCGAAGCGGACGTATTCGCCGGTTTCGTCTGGATGCATATAGCTACCTTCGTTGAAGTGGCTACGATCTTCTAAGTCGTACCGCTCCAACCCTTCGACCGGCGCGGCGGGGCGGGTGTTGCGTAGTGCCTGTATCGCCAGTTGAAGAATTGCTTTGTTGCCGATTGAAGCGCCTGCCCAATCACACTTTTCAAGCGCGTCTGCTATTCCTTCATTCGAAATGTCGTGCTTAACGATAAGCCCTTGCTCATTCGCCATGGTCGCTGCCTCCTGCCGGGCGGGTGGACGCTACAGGCTGAGACGAGAGGGCGGCTCGAAAGTTGACGAGAACATCACGAAAAGCGCCGTAGTGAGCCAGAACCCACTCGTATAGTTCGTCGCGTTCATCCTTATTTCCGGCGTCATACTCGGCCTTCATGGTGAGATATTCACGTGTTTTACGCTCCAGCCATTCACCGAAGAACTTGATATCGGTCATTCCGGAATGAACGAGCCACTTATCGACTGGCAAAGTTCCCATCATTTCATCAATGGAGTACATGCCTTTTGCCTTAAGGCGTGCATTTAGGTCGCCTTCCTCCAACGCCTGCGCACGCGGGGATGCCCCTTGCAGGAAAGGCAGGGCGGCTGTGAGTGCTGCGCGAACGGCTGTTTCACCTACGCAATTCGGTGTGTCGTAATACTCGTCTATGCGCTTGCTTGCCGCCTGTACTGCTTCATCTGGTATGGTCGGGGTCATGGCTTCCTCGCATTCCGAATAATCACGATTGCGGCATCATCGTCGCCGGATACGCCGTACAGGGCTAAGGCCACTTGGCACGGATCGATTTTGTGCTGTTCCCAGAACTTCTGCTCGTTGGTGGCATGCTGTTCACGATGGACTGACGGCGCCAAAGGCACTGTCCAACGATCATCCGGTTTTTCAGCCTTCCCGGTGTCTCGCTTGCCGTATGCTGGCGCTGCGTACCGGATATGAGCTGCTTCAACGCCATACTGACCAGTTACCAAGCAGGGCAGGGTTCTTATCCATGCCAGATGCTTTCCGTCCTGTTTCCTTGGTCGCTTCTGCCCCTTGGATGGGGCAGTACTGAATGCTTCGGGGTGTCTGCGGACTGCTGAGGCCATCACACTGCCTCCTCAAGCTCAAAGTGAGATTTGACAGCCTGCAATGCTTGAACAGTAGTTGTTACGTTCTTATTGCTGACGCCTACGAAAAAATCACAATCGTTTGCTTCTTCCCGTGCTTTGATTGGCCGGTGGTTCGAGAACCTGACCTTGAACTCTTTCCCGCGGTCATTGCTGACGGTGATGTATTTCGATACGGTGTGCTTTGCCTCATAAAGTCTCAGTGACAATCCAAGGTCGAGCGCATCTTCACAGAAGCCTATCCATTTTGTTTTTCCATATCCTCGGTCTGCCAAGTCCTTAATACGCAGATCAAGATATGCGGGTGTCACGGGTGTGTTTCTTGCTCGAAACTTCCTAGCCATCACTGCACCTCGTCCAACTCGGCGATGTCAGTGCCGATTGCGTTGCAGGCGTCTTCAAGGACAGAAGCTTGTGAATTGTATCCCTGAGCCACGCCGACAAACATGCGGGTGATCTTTTTCGCCAGTTCGATGCCGTCATGCGAAACGACCGTGCCAGCCTGCATGAAGCCTTCTGTCCACGACCAAACATCATCTTTCGCTTTGGTCTTATCTTCCCCGTCGAAGTCCTTGGTCAGCGCGGTCAACTGGACAACCAGCTTCATTAGCTCACGCTTTTCAAGCTTCACATCTTCCGAATTATCGAGGGTGGAGCCGTTTACCGAACCTTCTCCACCCTCTCTGTCTGATGCGCTGGAGGTGACGCTATCAGATGCGGTTGTATCTTGAGTATCCGGGGAGCTGGCGAGTGTTTCAGTCTCAGCCGTTACAAAGTCCTTATTGAAGCCTTCGCTTGCTGTTGGCTCAATCTGGCGCTGTTGCAGACGCTGCATGATGGAAGGTGTCGAAACTTCCTTCGCGCGGACGGCCCTTGCATTCTCGGACATGTCGAGCATTTCATCAGGCGTATAGACGCCAAGCATAAGAGCCGGTTCATAGATGCGGCACCAGTCACGAGTTCCGCGGTAAATCAGCATCCGAACAAAGTTCTTTGGCGACCATGGCGAGCCGTTGCCACTTGTTTTCCATTCACTGACAGAACCGTCAAACAGGCGCATGTCTGGGCGGCGAATGCCCGGCTTAAGCGTGGCGACAATCTCACCAGTCAACGGCCTGTCGCTCAAGTAAACCCGCATAGCATCGCCTTCACCTACAAAGTGGTGATGAAGGTTGAAACCAAGCTTCGCCTGAATTACAGCGGCAACCAGCTTTCCCTCGTAGCAAAGCTTTCCGTGAACCACGGATACGGCTTGAGCAACCGAAAATGGATCTAGTCCCCAACGGACGGCCTGATTGACGATCAGGAAGCAATTTGCGGCTACCCGTTCAAATGGAAGCTCCTGCTTATTGTCCTTCGTGCCTTCCTCTCTCAGGCTGTCAGGGATCAGTGTTGAACGCGCCATGCCTGTTGCAATGCGCTGCATGTGTTCAAACTTGGACGTGTCGAGAAGCGGAACAGCGTCAACGACTTCGATAATCTGGCGCTGCTTTGGAGCGTCTTGCGGTACGATCTGGTTCATTATGCTGCCTTCTCGGAATATTTGATTTGTTCTTCGACGCGGTTGCGCGCCCATGGCGGCATTTCGACGTAGGAAATGTGCTGATCATGGCCGTCATATCCGGGCCAATCGTTGAGCCTGATGCACTTCTCCAGTGTGTCGAGAGCAATACGCGCCTGCGCTTCGCCAAGGTCGATATCGGCGTCTTTCAACGTCACTACACGCACATCGTAAGGAGCTGTTTTCTCGACAAATACGAAGGTGAAAGAGGAGAAAGCCTGTTCGCCCAACACCTCACGGACAACCATGCGGGTAAAGCCAGCCTGGATATGATAACCGTGTGCGAAGATCGCCTTCGACAAGCTGTCATCATCGACAGACGCCGCCGTTTTCAGGTCAACGAAATCGCCGCCATCATTGGGGATTACGTCTGGCCGGTTCTTTAACCAGATGCCGTTACGTTTGGCGAAAATTGATCGCTCAATGCGTCCGTTCAGAATACCAAGGCGAATTGCTTCCTTTTGTGAAAGCGCTTCAGCGATGTTCTTAATGTGCGCAATCTCTGTCTCAGTGATAACGGCGCGGCCTTCATCAGCCTGTTTCTTGAGCCATGATTTGCAGGCGGTGGAATTCGCATTCCAAGGCTTAGAAGCGCCCTTGTTATCGTCGTATTCCTTTGGACGCAGCGCATACCGTTCAGAGAAGCCTTCTTCGCCCAAGAGAAGCATGTGAGCAGCTTTACCGAAGTCGAGCGCCTTAGAGCCTTCTGGCTCAACAGCATTCGGATTGTATGGGCTGGCGTACCAGTACTCGAGCGGACGGCGTAGAACTGTGCGAAGGCTTGATGACGAGATTGAGAACCCATCAAACAGGCTGGTTTCGCGGTGATAGGTTTCTATCGGAACCATGGAATAAACGCCGTTCTTGGTGATGATTTCACCTTTCCAGACGCGTTCTTGTGAAAGTCCTGTTGCCAATCCGTTTAACGCTTGGCCCACTTGCTGGAAGGTGTCAGTCATGCTGCACCTCCAAGGGCTACCTCAAGCGCCTTTGCCTTGTCGTTCTGCCAGTCGTGTTCAACATAATCGCTGATAGCTTGAAGTATTTCTGCTTTGTCGCCAGCTTCCTTGATTTCCTCAAAGAGGTCTTGAAGGCGATAGAGCATAGAGCTCGAAGCATGCGCTTTGTCCGACGCGAGTTTGAGTGCAGCACTGCCAAGCTGATAATCTGATATTTCAAGCGTCTTATTGAACTGCTTTACTACCCAATCAACGGTCTGATTTTGATCGTTGGCGATCAGTTGCGCGGCAACGATTGCATCAGCTTCTGAAAGATGAAGATCGCTTTCGTTGTATACTGATCCAGAGCCAATGCCCGTCTCGACACACATATAACGAAAGCCGTGGTCATATGATCCTTCGGCGCTGTTGTACTGAACGCTTCCGATAGTCAGCTTTGTGATGGATGGCTCAAACAGTGAGTAATCCAGCGACATTTCGTGGTTGCTTTGATATGAAGTGCTGCACCGTGGGCAGGAAAATTCATAATCCGTGCCAGCCGGTGAGGTGGCTTTCCACTTCCGGGTGCCAAGGCAATCAGGGCAAGGGCGCTGCTTTTTATTAGATACAGTCGAGCCCCGGTAAACCGTATCTCCAATCGAATATTTGCTCTCGATTTTCACTTCAACTCTCCCGGAAACTCTTGTGCCAGCGCTATGTCTGCGGCGAGAACGCATTCCTGATTGAATTGCTGGAATAGTTCTTCGCGCATCTGGCTGGCTGTTGCTAACTGTTCTGGTGTGAACCGTGGGCGCTTCTCATCGCCCTTGGCTGACTGGCGGCGCACATAGCCGCTTACTTGGAGGAGGGCGGTCATACTGAGGATACCCAGACAAGAAACACGCCGCAGAAGGCAGAAACGGCAACAAAGCCAGCGATGTCTTCAATAAGGTCACGCATGGGCTAAATCCCCAGAAACGGCGCGATAAACGCGATTGATAGGTTGATGGTGATGAGTGTCAGGAAAGGGTCGGGGATGGTCATGCCCATGCCTTGTGGCCGTCCCAGCCCATTTCCATTGAGTTCATTGCGTCTTCGTGTTGTTCACATGGATCGCACAGGCCGGGACCATTCACAGGCTTCCCGCAGTGACGGCAGCTACTTGGTGAGTGGTAAATCGGCTTGATCTTTACGTTCTGACCGATCTGATCTTTTACGCTTGGAGCCTTGGGCCACTCTTTGACCCCAGCAGCTTTGCGAACAGTAAGGCACACGTCAGCCCATGCACTTCGTTTGGCGTATCTCTCGTTGACATCACGAGGACGAAGACCAACCTTGAAAGCAGCAGAGCAAGACTTATCGCAGCACTTGCCCCAGCCGCGTTTATGATCAGCAAGACGGGTATAAAATAAGATTCCGCAAGCTGCGCAATTCTTCTGGATCATCATTATGCAGCCCTCCCATGGACGTAGTCGTTGATCGTCTCGATCGCCTTGTCGATCAGGTCCAGAACGTCCTCAGAGCGTTTAAGGCGGTAATCCCGGCGCTCCTTTTCGCTCATTGGCGGCTCACTGCCGAACCCGCGCAGGTAGTCGATCAACCGGATTTCATCGTCACAGTTCTTTTCCACAAACCGGCCAAGCAAGCGGCGAACATCAAGCCCACTCTCGCCCTGATCCTTCAACGTGAAGCATGTCAGGCTGACCGTTCCGGCAATGCCCTCAATGGCTTCAACTGCCGCAACGTGGTTCTTGAAAATCGCCAGTAGTTCGGCTCGGTCTGACATGGCTGATCCTTCGGTTTGGAAACTCTGTGAGCAGTTTTGGACATGCTCAGGTCCGTAATCTCACTTGTAAAATTCATGTCCAGCTTGAGACGCGCACCGCGTTGCACTTCACATAACAACCTCCATCACCAGTTTCGGCAGTGGTTGAAATCTCGCGGTTCAGATCGGCAAAGGCTTCTTCGTGAACTGCTTTGATGAGTTCACTATATACGCAAAAAACGTATAAGCAAGGATAAAATACGAACTATGCGTAAATAATTTGACATTACGTACGTGCGCAGCGTAAAAGAAAAGCCCCGGAGCGGTGAAGCTGCCGGGGCCTGAAAAGATCGTCTGAGACGGATTGTTTAGCAGATTATAGATCGTTGCACAACCGAAACGATTAATTCAGGGCGTCGAATAACTGAA encodes the following:
- a CDS encoding PD-(D/E)XK nuclease-like domain-containing protein; the encoded protein is MTDTFQQVGQALNGLATGLSQERVWKGEIITKNGVYSMVPIETYHRETSLFDGFSISSSSLRTVLRRPLEYWYASPYNPNAVEPEGSKALDFGKAAHMLLLGEEGFSERYALRPKEYDDNKGASKPWNANSTACKSWLKKQADEGRAVITETEIAHIKNIAEALSQKEAIRLGILNGRIERSIFAKRNGIWLKNRPDVIPNDGGDFVDLKTAASVDDDSLSKAIFAHGYHIQAGFTRMVVREVLGEQAFSSFTFVFVEKTAPYDVRVVTLKDADIDLGEAQARIALDTLEKCIRLNDWPGYDGHDQHISYVEMPPWARNRVEEQIKYSEKAA
- a CDS encoding ASCH domain-containing protein encodes the protein MKLQLALKAEYFDAIRDGTKTEEYRLANAYWTRRLFVTGYRTTGPRSFSGIVLTKGYPKREDAERRLELPWFGFVRKTITHPHFGPNPVEVFAIDVSGRQALKGGE